GTACCAAAATTACTTAATACGAGGCATCCTACCGTATAGCTTGCATATTCAAATTCTACAATTCGCGAAGCACTGCCTATTCCGCCTTTATACCCAAAACAAACCATTCCCTTTCCTGCTCCGACCGCTCCTTCAAGTGCAACATCTGTCGTCGCATTTTCGATTGCTTCTTCGGCATGCTCTGGTTTTACTGCGCAATGTCTAATCGAATTGAGATGGCTATCATTACATTCCCCTACAACAATATTTACCGTTCCTGTCGACAAGCCAATTTCTTCATTTTGCGCTAACAAGTATTGTAAAGTTCCTTGTGTAACAGCTGGAACACTAAAAGTATTCGTCAGCATAATTGGTGATTCTAGGACACCTAGTTCATCGACTTGTACAAGCCCTGTTGTCTTTCCAAAACCATTAAGCACATAGCTAGCAGCTGTCACTTTTTCGCGAAATAGGTTACCTCCATGCGGTAAAATAGCCGTTACACCTGTGCAAGCAACATCTCCGTCATTATTTAAAGGATAATCCAATGTCACATGTCCTACTTTGACACCCATAACATCTGTAATACAATTTTTTTTACCTGACTTCAAATTGTCTATCTGTACGCCTAATTTTTGAATTTTCATATAGTTCTCCTTTTAATATGTAAATTAAATCCATATCTATCTTAATCAACAATAGCTAATTTGGATAGAGATTCGTAAATACATTTTTCACCAAATCACGAAACATGATATC
This portion of the Solibacillus daqui genome encodes:
- a CDS encoding P1 family peptidase; amino-acid sequence: MKIQKLGVQIDNLKSGKKNCITDVMGVKVGHVTLDYPLNNDGDVACTGVTAILPHGGNLFREKVTAASYVLNGFGKTTGLVQVDELGVLESPIMLTNTFSVPAVTQGTLQYLLAQNEEIGLSTGTVNIVVGECNDSHLNSIRHCAVKPEHAEEAIENATTDVALEGAVGAGKGMVCFGYKGGIGSASRIVEFEYASYTVGCLVLSNFGTSEEFMKERYQVNTPAQDSTIAPTDGSIIIVLATDAPLSDRQLKRVIKRCGIGLGRTGSHFSNGSGDIVIGFTIAHKISHQSEEILETRMQLRDDQPIMNLLFTAAAEATEEAIINSLVQAETTIGRQGNCVKKYPFYS